A single Mucilaginibacter inviolabilis DNA region contains:
- a CDS encoding rhomboid family intramembrane serine protease yields MENLLTAPVACVIFVITIITTLMAFSNENLYGKLILHPYNVSRGRYVYTVITSGLIHKDWMHLFFNMLSFYFFAFNLEPVLGHWQFAVLYMASLILSDMPSVLKHRENYNYYSLGASGAVSAVVFSAILYNPLGQMMILPIPIPIPAVIFGILYLVYCSYASKYSRDNINHDAHLYGALSGLMITIIFHPGILPGFFQQITERVQSMLH; encoded by the coding sequence ATGGAAAACTTGCTTACCGCTCCCGTTGCCTGTGTCATATTCGTTATTACCATCATCACCACGCTGATGGCTTTTTCCAACGAAAACCTATACGGCAAACTGATATTACACCCTTACAACGTTTCGCGCGGCCGTTATGTTTATACCGTTATCACCAGCGGACTTATTCATAAAGACTGGATGCACTTGTTTTTTAACATGCTGTCCTTCTATTTTTTTGCCTTTAATCTGGAACCTGTTTTAGGGCACTGGCAATTTGCTGTACTGTACATGGCCAGCTTAATTTTAAGTGATATGCCATCGGTGCTTAAGCATCGGGAAAATTACAACTATTATAGCCTTGGTGCATCAGGTGCGGTGAGTGCGGTGGTTTTTAGCGCCATATTATATAATCCATTGGGCCAAATGATGATCCTCCCAATCCCGATACCTATACCAGCGGTAATATTTGGTATACTATACCTGGTTTATTGCAGTTATGCTTCCAAATACTCCCGTGATAATATTAATCACGATGCCCACTTGTACGGTGCCCTTAGTGGATTGATGATCACCATTATTTTTCACCCTGGCATTTTACCTGGCTTTTTTCAGCAAATTACCGAGCGAGTTCAATCGATGCTGCACTGA
- a CDS encoding dipeptide epimerase, giving the protein MELTYQPFELQLKHAFTIAKFSRTSTPIMLVQIKHEGHTGYGEASMVPYMGESHETAIAFLSKVDISQISYPVDFGAVINYLDSIAPGNPAIKAAIDIALHDLDGKIKQQPCWQLLGSDPAKMPVTSFTIGIDTPEMIIKKVKEAEGFKVIKVKLGKDNDKELITTIRSVTDVPLYVDANQGWTDLQQSLDMTYWLQEQGVKLIEQPMLKTDPDSNAWLTERSPIPIIGDEAVQRFEDVDKAKGVYTGINIKLMKSAGIYEASRMIKRARELDLKIMIGCMTETSCAALAGLALAPQSDWVDLDGPFLVSNNPYQMPDFADGKYILNNDPGLGIRK; this is encoded by the coding sequence ATGGAACTGACATATCAACCCTTTGAACTGCAACTCAAACACGCTTTTACCATAGCCAAGTTTTCGCGTACCTCTACCCCAATTATGCTGGTGCAAATTAAGCACGAAGGCCATACCGGGTATGGTGAAGCATCTATGGTGCCATATATGGGCGAAAGCCACGAAACTGCTATCGCTTTTTTGAGTAAGGTTGATATCAGCCAGATCAGTTATCCCGTTGATTTTGGTGCGGTGATCAATTATCTGGATAGCATAGCTCCGGGCAACCCGGCTATTAAAGCAGCCATTGATATTGCCCTGCACGATCTGGATGGAAAGATCAAACAACAACCCTGCTGGCAACTGCTGGGTAGCGATCCTGCAAAAATGCCGGTGACCAGTTTTACCATAGGTATTGATACGCCAGAAATGATCATCAAAAAAGTAAAAGAGGCCGAAGGCTTTAAGGTGATCAAAGTAAAGTTGGGTAAGGATAACGACAAAGAACTCATTACTACCATACGTTCCGTGACTGATGTGCCCCTTTATGTAGATGCCAACCAGGGCTGGACTGATCTGCAGCAAAGCCTCGACATGACCTATTGGTTACAAGAACAAGGCGTAAAACTGATAGAACAACCCATGCTCAAAACCGATCCCGACAGCAATGCCTGGCTCACTGAACGCAGCCCTATCCCTATTATTGGCGATGAGGCTGTACAGCGTTTTGAAGATGTGGATAAAGCCAAGGGCGTTTATACCGGCATCAATATCAAGCTCATGAAATCGGCAGGGATATATGAAGCCAGCCGGATGATCAAACGAGCCCGTGAACTCGACCTCAAGATCATGATAGGCTGCATGACCGAAACCAGCTGCGCCGCCCTCGCCGGCCTGGCCCTCGCCCCCCAAAGCGACTGGGTTGACCTTGATGGGCCTTTTTTAGTAAGCAACAACCCCTACCAGATGCCCGATTTTGCTGATGGTAAATATATTTTGAATAATGACCCAGGCTTGGGTATAAGGAAGTAA
- a CDS encoding alpha/beta hydrolase — protein sequence MKTQTLKNALKTGLAASAIILSTIIGSAPKAEAQTVKNIVLVHGAFADGSGYKGVYDILTKKGYNVTVVQNPLTSLKDDVDATNRVIDKQDGPVILVGHSWGGTVITEAGTNPKVKALVYIAAFAPDNGETTLKLVQSLPAAPENGILPPDEKGFVYFGKEKFHAGFAADLSKEVADFMYASQGPIAAQCFVAPITEAAWKTKPSYGIVATEDKAINPDIERNMYKRAGAKVTEIKASHVVFISHPDAVAKVIMDAANNVK from the coding sequence ATGAAAACTCAAACTCTGAAAAACGCATTAAAAACAGGCTTAGCTGCCTCAGCTATTATTTTATCAACTATTATTGGTTCAGCCCCTAAAGCAGAAGCCCAAACCGTAAAAAATATAGTATTGGTGCATGGCGCCTTTGCCGATGGTTCTGGCTATAAAGGTGTTTATGATATCCTGACTAAAAAAGGCTATAACGTAACCGTTGTTCAAAACCCTTTAACATCGCTTAAAGATGATGTGGATGCTACCAACCGTGTTATTGACAAACAAGACGGACCTGTAATATTGGTAGGTCACTCATGGGGTGGTACCGTAATTACCGAAGCCGGTACCAATCCTAAAGTAAAAGCACTGGTTTATATAGCCGCCTTTGCTCCTGATAACGGAGAAACTACTTTGAAACTGGTTCAATCATTACCAGCCGCTCCCGAAAACGGCATATTGCCTCCGGACGAAAAAGGCTTTGTTTATTTTGGCAAAGAAAAATTCCACGCCGGTTTTGCCGCCGACCTGAGCAAAGAAGTAGCTGACTTTATGTACGCTTCACAAGGCCCTATCGCTGCACAATGTTTTGTGGCCCCTATTACCGAAGCCGCCTGGAAAACTAAACCCAGCTATGGTATAGTAGCCACCGAAGACAAAGCCATTAACCCGGACATTGAACGTAACATGTACAAACGTGCCGGCGCCAAAGTAACCGAAATAAAAGCAAGTCACGTGGTATTCATCTCACACCCGGATGCCGTTGCCAAAGTGATTATGGATGCAGCTAATAATGTGAAATAA
- a CDS encoding helix-turn-helix domain-containing protein, whose protein sequence is MKLSVSDQNTGGDLLLHHNEPQLDRLFYTRDYDYKYFTIAWNRGEKQTVTIDGVAYDFMPNTVLPLMFNQSFYFERPNDVVAWQFNREFYCIVDHDTEVSCVGFLFGMNDNVFIDLDEDTQRKLKVLLDVFIEELNTRDGIQTELLMMLLKRLIIMITKLARASSFPEVKLNDDRFHILRKFNLLVEMNFREQHSVSYYAGRLNKSPKTLSNLFALYNHKTPIQIIQERILIEAKRLLFYTDKSAKQITYELGFDDAAYFSNFFKKHTALSPSDFRNNKKMVA, encoded by the coding sequence ATGAAATTATCAGTATCAGACCAGAACACTGGCGGCGATCTGTTGCTGCATCACAATGAACCGCAGCTCGACCGACTATTTTACACACGTGATTACGACTATAAATACTTTACCATAGCCTGGAACCGGGGCGAAAAACAAACCGTAACCATTGATGGAGTGGCATATGATTTTATGCCGAATACGGTATTGCCACTTATGTTTAACCAGTCGTTTTATTTTGAGCGCCCCAACGATGTGGTTGCCTGGCAGTTTAACCGCGAATTTTACTGTATTGTTGATCATGATACCGAAGTAAGCTGCGTTGGTTTTTTATTTGGGATGAATGATAATGTATTCATTGACCTGGATGAGGATACGCAACGAAAATTGAAGGTGCTGCTGGATGTATTTATTGAGGAACTCAATACCAGGGATGGTATCCAGACCGAATTGCTCATGATGCTTTTAAAGCGGCTTATTATCATGATCACCAAGTTAGCCAGGGCCAGTAGTTTCCCCGAAGTGAAACTGAATGACGACCGTTTTCACATCCTGCGCAAATTTAATTTACTGGTTGAAATGAATTTCCGCGAACAGCACAGTGTGAGTTATTATGCGGGCAGGTTAAATAAGTCGCCAAAAACTTTATCCAACCTGTTTGCGCTGTACAATCATAAAACGCCTATCCAGATCATCCAGGAGCGGATATTGATAGAAGCCAAGCGCCTGTTGTTCTATACCGATAAATCGGCCAAGCAAATCACCTATGAGCTGGGTTTTGATGATGCCGCTTATTTCAGTAATTTCTTTAAAAAACATACCGCATTATCGCCATCTGATTTCAGAAATAATAAGAAAATGGTGGCCTAG
- a CDS encoding prohibitin family protein, which translates to MFIAILGVIVLIAGIVLKRSPEPAGRFSGTATVVGLALVAVGLLLSIFKVIEPGKVGVQTLFGKVQDNVLESGLHIINPLVDITTFDIQTQTYTMSAVSNEGQKEGDDAIRVLSSDGLEVTIDLSVLYKVTADRAPFILQNIGENYLDKIVRPVSRTAIRDNAVNYAAVDLYSTKRQEFQDKINRYITANFAKRGLELQQILVRNITLPASVRASIESKINAEQDAQKMQFVLQKERQEAERKRVEAQGIADYQKILSTGLSDKQLQYEAIKAQKEIALSSNTKVIIIGGKGNPIMLSDK; encoded by the coding sequence ATGTTTATAGCAATTTTGGGAGTTATTGTGCTCATTGCGGGTATAGTGCTCAAACGCTCACCTGAGCCGGCCGGCCGCTTTAGCGGTACGGCAACCGTTGTTGGATTAGCCCTGGTAGCCGTAGGCCTGCTGCTATCCATATTTAAAGTAATTGAGCCCGGTAAAGTGGGTGTGCAAACTCTTTTTGGTAAGGTACAGGATAATGTACTCGAAAGTGGTTTGCACATCATTAACCCCTTGGTTGATATCACCACCTTTGATATACAAACCCAAACTTACACCATGAGTGCCGTAAGTAACGAGGGCCAAAAGGAGGGCGACGATGCCATCCGGGTGCTGTCGAGCGATGGGCTGGAGGTTACTATTGATCTTTCGGTATTATATAAGGTAACTGCAGACAGGGCTCCTTTTATTTTGCAGAATATCGGCGAAAATTATCTGGATAAGATTGTTCGCCCGGTATCGCGCACTGCTATACGCGATAATGCGGTTAATTATGCCGCTGTTGATCTGTACTCCACTAAACGACAGGAGTTTCAGGATAAAATAAACCGTTATATAACCGCTAATTTTGCTAAACGCGGGCTGGAGCTACAGCAGATCCTGGTGCGTAATATCACCCTGCCAGCCTCGGTAAGGGCCAGTATCGAATCAAAGATCAATGCCGAACAGGACGCTCAGAAAATGCAGTTTGTGTTGCAAAAGGAGCGTCAGGAAGCCGAACGTAAGCGCGTAGAAGCCCAGGGTATAGCCGATTATCAAAAGATCCTTTCTACCGGATTATCAGACAAGCAACTCCAATATGAAGCTATTAAGGCTCAGAAAGAAATCGCCTTATCGTCCAATACCAAAGTAATTATTATTGGTGGTAAGGGTAACCCTATTATGCTGAGCGATAAGTAA
- a CDS encoding DUF6358 family protein, producing the protein MGLKLVLNVLYTVGIVLCLFVAYQANSNKNFTLLGAAILVAGVVIVLKIRLLKDVRNSQKKQ; encoded by the coding sequence ATGGGTTTAAAGTTAGTGCTTAACGTGCTGTATACTGTAGGTATTGTATTATGCCTGTTTGTAGCGTACCAGGCCAACTCCAATAAAAACTTTACTTTACTGGGTGCCGCTATATTGGTTGCCGGGGTAGTTATTGTATTAAAAATAAGACTGTTAAAAGACGTAAGGAACTCGCAAAAAAAGCAGTAA
- a CDS encoding rhodanese-like domain-containing protein, with protein MNEITVQELKEKLDKGEDFQLIDVREEFEYETSNLGGQLIPLGGILIEADKVSKEKPVVVMCRSGKRSAAAIMQLQQLGYSNLTNLQGGILAWAAEIDPSLNVY; from the coding sequence ATGAATGAGATAACCGTACAGGAACTAAAAGAAAAACTGGACAAAGGCGAAGATTTTCAACTGATTGACGTAAGGGAAGAGTTTGAATATGAAACCTCAAACCTGGGCGGACAATTAATACCGCTTGGCGGCATTTTAATTGAAGCCGACAAAGTAAGTAAAGAAAAGCCCGTAGTGGTGATGTGCCGCAGCGGTAAACGCAGCGCGGCGGCCATTATGCAATTGCAGCAATTAGGCTATAGCAACCTGACCAATTTACAGGGTGGTATTTTGGCTTGGGCGGCAGAAATTGATCCATCACTTAATGTGTATTAA
- a CDS encoding DUF4407 domain-containing protein: protein MKKVTRFFWFCSGAHIDTLKKYPIEHNKYVGIGATIFFTALFASLSGGYAMYFVFNGDAFAVGFAILFGLLWGTAIFNMDRYIVSSINKEGSTNQQILQASPRILLAIMIGVVISRPLELKIFDKEIRQKLKTAYLKGQHRKIDTLEKTYQQKYAMEMGKNGDLKKEKDSLEKDINRSRYQLNQEVFGDKTNQTSGITGYGTYAKQKQAVLEEKESRLKEVTQNLGQMDQYLAARKDYEGLNSTRLFTEHQLDSLTNIAGFSDRNWALGQLTYNENGTRDLDTYLAISFIGYLFILFECLPVFVKLMSPKGPYDVAIAKTAEANIHFAERDKERENTVTDNIYDHSVGTDIERRKKIITSQSDYDFERHSYE from the coding sequence ATGAAAAAAGTTACACGCTTTTTCTGGTTTTGTTCAGGAGCGCATATTGATACCCTAAAAAAATATCCTATTGAACATAATAAATATGTGGGCATTGGTGCCACCATATTTTTCACGGCATTGTTTGCCTCCTTATCTGGCGGCTATGCTATGTATTTTGTTTTTAATGGCGATGCCTTTGCTGTAGGCTTTGCCATTTTATTTGGTTTGCTATGGGGTACTGCCATTTTTAATATGGACAGGTACATCGTATCGAGCATCAATAAAGAGGGCAGTACCAATCAGCAGATATTGCAGGCTTCGCCGCGTATTTTGCTGGCCATTATGATAGGCGTGGTTATTTCGCGCCCGTTGGAGCTGAAAATATTTGATAAAGAGATCCGTCAGAAATTAAAAACAGCGTACCTGAAGGGGCAGCACCGCAAAATTGACACTCTAGAAAAAACCTATCAGCAAAAATATGCGATGGAGATGGGCAAAAACGGCGATCTGAAAAAGGAAAAAGATTCGCTGGAAAAGGATATCAATCGCTCACGCTATCAGCTTAACCAGGAGGTTTTTGGCGATAAAACCAACCAAACATCGGGCATTACCGGCTACGGTACTTATGCCAAGCAAAAGCAGGCCGTACTGGAAGAAAAAGAAAGCCGTCTAAAGGAAGTAACCCAGAATTTAGGCCAGATGGACCAATACCTGGCCGCCCGAAAGGACTATGAGGGATTAAATAGTACGCGCCTTTTCACCGAGCATCAGCTGGATAGCCTAACTAATATTGCCGGCTTCAGCGATCGTAACTGGGCCCTGGGCCAGCTAACCTATAACGAGAATGGCACCCGCGATCTGGATACTTACCTGGCTATATCATTTATAGGCTACCTGTTTATCCTGTTTGAATGCTTGCCGGTATTTGTAAAGCTGATGTCGCCCAAAGGGCCATATGATGTAGCTATAGCCAAAACCGCCGAGGCCAATATCCATTTCGCTGAGCGTGATAAGGAAAGGGAAAACACCGTTACCGACAATATTTATGATCACTCCGTTGGTACCGATATTGAAAGACGAAAGAAGATCATTACCTCGCAATCAGATTATGATTTTGAGCGGCATAGTTACGAGTAA
- a CDS encoding PepSY-like domain-containing protein: protein MKKTLSLLMGLGFIANAALAQNLKSKDVPAVVKSALASKYPTASKVNWEKEKGNYEANWGGKSGEDNSAVFTPSGAFVEIVKAIPITDLPKSIAPYVSVHYNGAKIKEAGKVTDAAGKTFYEAEIKGGDLIFDENGVFVKKD, encoded by the coding sequence ATGAAAAAGACATTATCACTGCTGATGGGCCTGGGCTTTATAGCCAATGCCGCATTAGCCCAGAACCTGAAATCAAAGGATGTGCCCGCTGTTGTTAAATCAGCACTAGCATCAAAGTATCCTACAGCCAGCAAAGTAAACTGGGAAAAAGAGAAAGGTAATTACGAGGCCAACTGGGGTGGCAAATCGGGCGAAGATAATTCGGCTGTTTTTACTCCCTCCGGAGCCTTTGTAGAAATTGTAAAGGCCATCCCCATTACCGATCTTCCCAAAAGCATAGCGCCTTATGTGAGTGTACATTATAATGGAGCAAAGATCAAGGAAGCAGGTAAGGTTACCGATGCGGCCGGGAAAACATTTTACGAAGCGGAAATAAAAGGTGGCGACCTGATTTTTGATGAGAACGGTGTATTTGTGAAAAAGGATTAA
- a CDS encoding four-helix bundle copper-binding protein, giving the protein MNNHDHQQLIQKLFNCVLACEHCATACLREEDVKMMAQCIRLDRDCADICNQAARLLQRDSAIAYQYLVICEEICRLCADECGKHHHDHCRKCAEACLACAEACHQHHEPVTQD; this is encoded by the coding sequence ATGAATAATCATGATCATCAGCAATTAATTCAGAAGCTGTTTAATTGCGTGCTGGCCTGCGAACATTGTGCAACGGCCTGCTTACGTGAAGAGGATGTAAAGATGATGGCTCAGTGTATCAGGCTCGACAGGGATTGTGCTGATATATGTAACCAGGCAGCCCGGTTATTACAACGGGACTCGGCCATTGCCTATCAGTACCTGGTTATATGCGAGGAAATATGCCGGCTTTGCGCCGATGAATGCGGCAAACATCATCACGACCATTGCCGGAAATGTGCAGAAGCATGTTTGGCTTGCGCAGAGGCATGTCATCAACACCACGAACCTGTGACACAGGATTAA
- a CDS encoding GDSL-type esterase/lipase family protein gives MIKYIAGLLFALLLQLSYNAHAASPKQILKLYKANSAYIQYIGRIDFTNPLRPRMWSPGVYIKLRFEGKKCELLINDEVLYGKSHNYLEIAVDNNTPYRIQTTGKTNVITVADGLTDGEHTVVICKDTESQIGYIDFMGVRCVKLLPPTAQPARKIEYIGDSITSGAGMDQSTTPCGKGEWYDQHNAYMSYGPRTSRNLNAQWQLTSVAGIGMVHSCCNMDITMPLVFDKVFLRNDSIAWNFKHYQPDVVTVCLGQNDGVGDSIRYCDIYTKFIKTVRQKYPTADIVCLSSPMADDKLSAALQNYLSAITAEVNNSGDKKVYKYFFSRRYYQGCGTHPDMKEHEFIADELTTYLKQLKGW, from the coding sequence ATGATAAAATATATAGCTGGTTTACTCTTTGCCCTATTGCTGCAGCTATCCTATAACGCCCATGCAGCTTCCCCTAAACAAATCTTAAAATTATACAAGGCCAATAGTGCTTATATACAATACATAGGGCGGATTGACTTCACCAATCCGCTAAGACCCAGGATGTGGTCGCCGGGGGTTTATATCAAACTTCGCTTTGAAGGCAAAAAATGTGAGTTACTGATTAATGACGAGGTGCTGTACGGCAAAAGCCACAATTACCTGGAAATTGCAGTTGATAATAATACGCCCTATCGTATACAAACTACAGGCAAAACCAATGTAATCACCGTAGCAGATGGATTGACAGACGGCGAACATACAGTTGTTATTTGCAAGGACACCGAATCGCAGATCGGCTACATTGATTTTATGGGAGTGAGATGCGTTAAACTTTTACCTCCAACCGCTCAGCCCGCACGTAAAATTGAATATATCGGCGATTCTATTACCAGCGGAGCAGGTATGGATCAGTCTACCACCCCATGCGGTAAGGGCGAGTGGTACGATCAGCATAATGCTTATATGAGTTACGGGCCGCGTACCTCACGTAACTTAAACGCGCAGTGGCAGCTTACTTCGGTTGCAGGTATTGGTATGGTACACAGCTGCTGTAATATGGATATTACCATGCCCCTGGTGTTTGATAAGGTTTTCCTGCGTAATGACTCTATTGCCTGGAATTTTAAACATTACCAGCCCGATGTAGTAACCGTTTGCCTGGGCCAGAATGATGGTGTTGGTGATTCCATCCGCTACTGCGATATCTATACCAAGTTTATTAAGACGGTAAGACAAAAGTATCCGACAGCCGATATCGTATGTTTAAGCAGTCCCATGGCCGATGATAAACTATCTGCCGCGTTGCAAAATTACCTGAGCGCTATTACTGCCGAGGTCAATAATAGTGGCGACAAAAAAGTATATAAATATTTCTTTTCCAGGCGATACTATCAGGGCTGCGGTACACATCCTGATATGAAAGAACATGAATTTATAGCCGATGAACTAACAACCTATTTAAAGCAGCTTAAAGGGTGGTGA
- a CDS encoding DUF6515 family protein: MKRTYKKLFTLALGTLLSLSLAFTANAQHRTGGGGGGGGGSRSSGGGGGGGGGFSRSSGGASFSRPSFNGGAQRSAIAAPQRTYGSSGFASRTNVTAAPQRTYGAGTRSNIAVAPGGNRVSTGTATRSYGYGTRGYASVSRNSYAGGRGTYYRSGGNGYGSRVYPSYRYGGRGGYFGNHYWYPYRNYYNSYYLPRLGFSIGFLPYGYYPFFWGDYQYYYSDGLYYQQVNDQYTVVEPPVGAEIKTLPKDAQSIMINGEQYYESNGVYYQPITKDDGTATYVIAGKDGELNTDQGGNGDVQQAPQIGDIVGQLPQDSRKIKINGEKLYVSPDGYYYQDTTDNNGNRAYKIVGTPSDDPADQNQQ; encoded by the coding sequence ATGAAACGCACATATAAAAAATTATTCACTCTAGCTTTAGGAACTCTGTTGAGTTTGTCTTTAGCTTTTACCGCCAATGCACAGCATAGAACCGGCGGTGGTGGTGGCGGCGGTGGCGGCTCAAGATCATCCGGCGGTGGTGGCGGAGGAGGCGGTGGTTTCTCCCGTTCATCCGGTGGTGCAAGCTTTTCACGTCCATCGTTTAACGGTGGTGCGCAACGATCTGCAATAGCTGCACCTCAGCGTACCTATGGTAGCAGTGGCTTTGCCTCACGTACCAACGTTACTGCAGCTCCACAACGTACTTATGGTGCCGGAACCCGCAGCAACATAGCTGTAGCACCTGGTGGTAACCGTGTTAGTACCGGAACAGCTACACGTAGCTATGGTTACGGAACCCGTGGATATGCCAGCGTGAGCAGAAATTCATATGCCGGTGGCCGTGGTACTTACTACAGAAGCGGCGGTAACGGTTACGGTTCCCGTGTTTATCCTAGCTACCGTTATGGCGGTCGTGGCGGTTACTTCGGAAATCATTACTGGTATCCTTACCGTAACTACTATAACTCATACTATTTGCCAAGATTAGGCTTTAGCATAGGATTTTTACCTTATGGTTACTATCCATTTTTCTGGGGCGATTACCAGTACTACTATAGCGATGGTTTATACTACCAACAGGTTAATGATCAATATACTGTAGTTGAGCCACCTGTGGGTGCCGAGATCAAAACATTGCCAAAAGATGCACAGTCTATCATGATTAATGGCGAGCAGTATTATGAATCAAATGGTGTTTACTATCAGCCAATTACTAAAGACGACGGAACCGCCACTTATGTAATTGCAGGTAAAGACGGCGAATTAAATACTGACCAGGGTGGTAACGGTGATGTTCAGCAAGCACCTCAAATAGGTGATATAGTTGGCCAGTTACCACAGGACAGCAGAAAAATAAAGATCAACGGCGAAAAATTGTATGTATCTCCTGATGGTTATTACTACCAGGATACTACAGACAATAATGGTAACAGAGCTTACAAAATTGTAGGTACACCATCTGATGATCCTGCCGATCAGAATCAACAATAA
- a CDS encoding thiamine diphosphokinase has protein sequence MSSHHIVREKQEPALLVLGLDDFPEELLGQLLEWSPTVITIPHTAEKLHMLGIKVDWVIGNGGEDMIQSDVKLMPPGDNTLAVTALNYLIANHYPAVNVITDEPAFDDLLNYAGKIDLVIFQGYQKIYAISSGFSKWKPAGDEIRILNSTKGLNYTGLEQITPGNFKTTHDGFFTLSFQQSFLWVAEGLD, from the coding sequence ATGTCTTCTCACCATATTGTAAGGGAAAAGCAGGAGCCGGCATTACTGGTGCTGGGGCTTGATGATTTTCCGGAGGAGTTACTGGGGCAGTTGCTGGAGTGGAGTCCCACGGTAATAACCATCCCGCATACCGCCGAAAAACTCCATATGTTGGGTATTAAGGTGGATTGGGTGATTGGCAACGGCGGAGAAGACATGATACAATCAGATGTAAAACTGATGCCCCCCGGCGATAATACGTTGGCAGTAACGGCATTAAATTACCTGATAGCCAACCATTACCCGGCCGTAAACGTAATAACAGACGAACCTGCATTTGATGATCTGTTAAATTATGCCGGGAAAATTGATCTGGTGATATTTCAAGGGTATCAAAAAATTTATGCCATAAGTTCTGGTTTTAGCAAATGGAAACCAGCCGGCGATGAAATACGAATCCTAAACAGTACAAAAGGGTTAAATTACACTGGTTTGGAACAAATAACCCCAGGAAACTTTAAAACCACGCATGATGGTTTTTTTACGCTGAGCTTTCAACAGTCCTTTTTATGGGTTGCAGAAGGGCTGGATTAG
- a CDS encoding thiamine phosphate synthase has translation MKKYISKFHYLTQDLPDRSHVQQVQIACEAGANWVQYRCMTKAEDELIDELNEIAGICDDWGATLIITNHYHLLDKVDAQGVHIEDPLANLAAIRRVITDEKTLGASASNPDALLKIQSLGIVDYCGYGPFAHTHTKQNDYPLLGFDGYRKLEQLPIDIPVIAVGGIQLNDVEHLLQTGIYGIAVSGAVNLALNPGAALKEFYRKVY, from the coding sequence ATGAAAAAGTACATTTCCAAATTTCACTACCTCACGCAGGATCTGCCCGATCGCAGTCATGTTCAGCAAGTGCAGATAGCCTGCGAAGCGGGTGCTAACTGGGTGCAATACCGTTGCATGACCAAGGCAGAAGATGAACTGATTGACGAGCTGAACGAAATTGCAGGAATCTGCGATGACTGGGGCGCAACCCTCATCATCACCAATCACTATCATTTACTGGATAAGGTAGATGCCCAGGGCGTGCATATCGAAGATCCCCTGGCCAATCTGGCGGCTATACGCAGGGTGATCACAGATGAAAAAACATTAGGCGCATCGGCCAGCAACCCGGATGCCCTGTTAAAAATACAAAGCCTGGGTATTGTGGATTATTGCGGCTATGGCCCCTTTGCGCATACCCATACCAAACAAAATGATTACCCGCTACTAGGTTTTGATGGCTACCGGAAACTGGAACAGCTCCCTATTGATATCCCCGTAATAGCTGTAGGCGGCATACAACTGAATGATGTGGAACACCTGCTGCAGACAGGCATTTATGGCATAGCCGTATCAGGAGCCGTTAACCTGGCGCTCAATCCCGGAGCAGCGTTGAAGGAGTTTTACAGGAAAGTTTATTAA